One Pieris napi chromosome 24, ilPieNapi1.2, whole genome shotgun sequence DNA window includes the following coding sequences:
- the LOC125061837 gene encoding lethal(2)neighbour of tid protein 2 encodes MGRNSIQIRYQDIKKMFTWTYVKKIIVDPAHLSFIAFCILVAELVLNVLIVEKVPYTEIDWKAYMQECEGFLNGTFDYSKLRGDTGPLVYPAGFVYIYSFLYFITSHGENIKLAQYIFISVYLILLIFILRIYLKTKKVPPYALAITILTSYRIHSIHVLRMFNDPIAVLLLYASLNLFLDSRWYLASFIYSLAVSVKMNILLYAPALFFFYLINLGFKDTFKQLFVCALTQLILGLPFLLSNPVAYIRGSFDVGRVFNHTWTVNYRFMDVKVFESAWFHLILLGIHIMLLLLFLPMCIQYFRSYCRLKYVQKQVQPQIDAKNLEDKKKVKAKKSMKSKLEKDEELTNEQEQLLKSFENMLKKSAPKGSKGNNEVKSKSSESETKHYSINFDILSQLFILPMFLVNFIGVVCARSLHYQFYSWYFHTLPYLLWSTNFSLVVRFLILALIELCWNTYPSTDATSVLLHACHISILYGIYSKMSREFNFVSQSNKAL; translated from the coding sequence ATGGGACGAAATAGCATTCAGATAAGATATCAAGAcatcaaaaaaatgtttacatgGACATACGTgaagaaaataatagtagATCCTGCCCATTTATCGTTTATTGCGTTCTGTATTTTGGTTGCAGAGTTGGTTCTAAATGTCCTGATTGTAGAAAAAGTGCCTTATACAGAAATAGATTGGAAAGCATATATGCAAGAGTGCGAAGGATTCTTAAATGGTACCTTTGATTACAGCAAGCTCCGTGGTGATACAGGACCTCTGGTTTATCCTGCTGgttttgtgtatatttattcatttttatactttattactaGTCATGGTGAAAATATTAAGCTGGCgcagtatatttttatcagtgtttatttaatattacttattttcattttaagaatttatctTAAAACAAAGAAAGTACCACCATATGCCCTTGCTATAACAATTTTAACCTCATATAGAATTCACTCTATTCATGTTTTAAGAATGTTCAATGATCCGATTGCTGTATTACTGTTATATGCatcacttaatttatttttagattcaaGGTGGTATTTAGCTAGCTTTATATACAGCTTAGCAGTTTCTGTAAAGatgaatattttgttatatgcGCCAGccctttttttcttttatttgattaatttggGATTTAAAGAtacatttaaacaattatttgtttGTGCTCTGACACAACTGATTTTAGGTCTACCGTTTTTGTTAAGTAACCCAGTTGCTTATATTCGAGGAAGTTTTGATGTTGGTAGAGTTTTTAATCATACATGGACTGTTAATTATAGATTTATGGATGTGAAAGTATTTGAAAGTGCAtggtttcatttaattttgttaggAATACATATCAtgttgttattattgtttttacctatgtgtatacaatattttagaaGTTATTGCCGTTTAAAGTATGTTCAAAAGCAAGTACAGCCTCAAATAGATGCCAAAAATTTAGAGGATAAGAAAAAAGTGAAAGCTAAGAAAAGCATGAAAAGCAAATTGGAAAAGGATGAAGAACTTACCAATGAACAggaacaattattaaaatcatttgaaaACATGCTTAAAAAGTCAGCGCCAAAGGGAAGTAAGGGGAACAATGAAGTAAAATCCAAAAGCTCTGAAAGTGAAACAAAGCATTATAGTATCAATTTCGACATTCTTtcacaattgtttattttacctATGTTTTTGGTTAACTTTATTGGTGTAGTTTGTGCTAGAAGCTTGCATTATCAGTTTTATTCTTGGTATTTCCATACACTACCATACCTGTTGTGGTcaactaattttagtttagttgTTAGATTCTTAATTTTGGCCTTAATTGAACTTTGTTGGAATACATATCCAAGTACCGATGCAACTAGTGTCTTATTACATGCGTGTCATATTAGCATTTTGTATGgtatttatagtaaaatgtcaagagaatttaattttgtatcacAAAGTAATAAAGCTTTGTAG